Within Fusarium keratoplasticum isolate Fu6.1 chromosome 8, whole genome shotgun sequence, the genomic segment GTTACCTAGGCGGCGCATTGGCATTAATAGATACTTACTGTAGATGAGAAATTGTATGACCCCAACTATATCATGATACCTTCACTTGTCTCCGGGATGCAAATATTTAAGAGAATATTCTTCGTATTCGTGATTCATTCGTCCAAAAGCAAGGCTTCATGTTCCACAAGAAGCCTCCCCTTGGTTGTCGTTTCTTCTCGACAAGTATGCAAAGCAAACATCTAAGGTATCATTGTCTAAAAATCAACATTTCCAACCAACGCCATGAGTAAAATGCCAACCGGACGTGACCGGCGTAGATGCCAAGCATTATTTTGCAAGCAAGCTGCCGACATCCTGCAGCTGCACCGAGTTCAATAACGGCGGCGGTCCTCCTCGGTCGATCCGTCCCCAACCGGCTCCCCAGCTTGGCGGGGGTTGCGGGGGGCTCATGGGAGCGGGCACCGGAGCACCTGCCGggaagatgtcgtcgtctgTTGTTCCTGAGCTGCGCGTGCTCAGCGCAATCTCGTTCGTTCCGTTACTTGACTTGGCCTTGCGGTGTCTCCTCCAAAAACGGGGTCGTCGAAGTCGAGACGTCTCTGCCATTAGCTCGGGTGATGTCATGATTCCAACACGGTCCGACTTTCGATGCTTAGAGAAATGACCTGGTCGCGATCGGGGATACGAGAATCCTGCAGGTTGACCACCGTGGAAGGGGTTCCATGCCCTTAGTTTTGGGGAGCCAAGGCTGATGCTGCCATTGCAGCCTGCATTGTAACTCGTACGCGGCTCGCCCGAAAGCTCCTCTAGCGTCATTCCCTTGGTCTCAGGGATCAGGAGTGAGACAAGAGTACCAAACAGCATGAACAGTGCAAAgagctggagaagacggTGCAGGTTTGGCGAGCATTCGGCACCCTTACAATCCTCGGCGGAACCCTTACGCACCAGAGGTATGCTGATGCACTGAGCAATGATAGCTCCAATCTTGCCCATAGCCGCCGAGATTCCGTGGCCCGTAGATCGATATCGCGTAGGAAAGCATTCTCCTGGGACAATAAACGTAGTCGTGTTTGGGCCAGCGTTGAACAAAAACTGGCCAATGATGTACAGGGCAAGCAAGGCTCCCCGCGTCAAGCTTTTGTATGCGAATCCGAGAATGcagaagaggatggtgaggagaaggaagccaaTCACCTGGAGTGGCTTGCGACCGAAGGTGTCGATAGTAAAGATGGCAGTCCAATAGCCAGGCAGAGAGCCTGCACAGGTCAAGATGATCATTCCCACTGCCTGGTTGTGAAGTTTTTCGTAAAGCGTATCGCCTGTGCCATAGCCGATTGCCTGAAGAACTACGGTGTtgttgaggccaaggccataGAATGCGAGATCCTTGGGTAGGTGTTAGTCAAGTTATTCATCAATTAGATGAGGAGACAtaccaagaagaaccaggACAATGTAGTGCCCAGGAGCATCTTGAAATTAGCCCATATACGGAAGAAGGCGACAAGGTCAGACCAAGAGGCGCGTGGCACGTTGAGATTGCGCCCAGCAATGCGTTTTGTCCTGACTTGGTGTACCACATCGAACGAGCCCTTTGATTTGCTCGCCACATATGCCTTGATATCGGCATCAGCCTTTTCCACATCGTGTTCGATATCAAAGGTATATCGAGGCGTTTCGGGGATGGTGATACGGTAATAGAGAGCAATGCAGGCCGGTACTGCGCCCACTCCAATGATGATTCGCCATGCTCGGTCGGCAGCTAGGCGGCATTCGTATCCGCATTTGCTCTCGTTAGCAGCACCGATAAATGATTCCTTGAAGGCGACAGTCGTGATAAGGGCCACGATGGCTGCAACAAGCTGTCCAAGACCCTGCATGGAAAAGACGGCAGCCACCATGGCGCCGCGCCACCTCGTCGGCGAAAATCTAGCGGGTTAACAGTCAGCCTGACTCAACTTCGTTGACATCGCGTGGGCGACTAGGGCAGCCACAAAGTTTAGATCAGAGGACAATAACTTACTCCGACGTAATTACACTGGATAGTGGATAATCGCCACCGATACCAATGCCCTAACCTTAGTCAGTACAGACGACAGAGGTGCCGACCTTGAGGGCTTACCATGATGATCCGCCAGAAGATGAGCAAGCCAGTTGAACCCATGGCTGGGCTTGAGGAGATGAGACAGCAGCAAAGCGTCGCTAGGATGATGATCCCTAATTCGACACCGTACATGCGACGTCTTCCAAAGCCACTAATCGAGTTGTCAGCATATCTGATCCTCTGCTAACGAAGCCAAAGTGAGCTGCTGAACGCATGGGGTTACATACTCTGCCAACCAGCCAAACACAACCATACCAATGACGATTCCTGCACTGGTAGAAGCTTTGAAGGCCTGGTTCACCGGGTCGGGGAGGTATCCATTGTTGCCGCTGAAGCCGTTCTGGGGGTTTGGGTCACCCCAGAAGACAACACCGAGCAGAGCAGTTACAAGGttgatggcaaagatgtcGTAGGAGTCGAGAAAAAATCCAACGCCTGCCACTAATACTGCGCGAACATCTGTATTGCAAGTTTGGTCAGTACTCGGCGTACAGCAACTCGGCCCGAAATAGGAAACTCCGAAAATGTCACATACGGTATGCGCCAAAAGGGACCTTGTCAATCTCGGACAAGGCAAGCCTTCGGCGTAGGTTAGGATCAGAGATGTGAGAAAAGTCGTTAAAGAAGTTGTGAAATGCGTTGTTGCCGCCGTAGGTACGGTCCTGTAAAGGAGTCGCAGGTGGAGGGAGCATATCGTCGTCGTAGTCGGGCATTTTGAAATTTATGGCGAGTAGATATCGGGAGCGATGATATCCGTAATCGAAGACATGAGTTGATCGGGATGAAAGTGCGTCGATGTGTGTTTGGTGATATTGATCCCCTCCACTTTGTCGTTTGGGTGGGTTAGATGCCTTCGGGAGGCAGCATCGACACCAAGGCTGGATTATGCGGAGGATGTGATGTCTTCAATAACCAAGTCGACCGTTGCTGAGAATGCCCTGGGTCCGAaatatcctcctctttctctcagAGCCTAGGTCTGGCTACCGAGTCAAGCTTCAGAATCGGTCCGCAACACTCGGCAGGGTCCGGGAGagcgccgaggaggccgttACTGAACGATGTTCCAACACACACAATGCTCTTGTCTCCTTCCAAGCGATATCCTAAAACAAGACCAGTGACGAGTTATGGGGGACGGAGGAGAGTGCCGTGGCTCTTCGGATGCGGCGCCGAGGTGGATTGCGATGTTGGGTCGACCGAGATCGTAGGAGGGCGCGGATCGTCTGTCGCGAAGCGTGAGT encodes:
- a CDS encoding MFS domain-containing protein, which gives rise to MPDYDDDMLPPPATPLQDRTYGGNNAFHNFFNDFSHISDPNLRRRLALSEIDKVPFGAYHVRAVLVAGVGFFLDSYDIFAINLVTALLGVVFWGDPNPQNGFSGNNGYLPDPVNQAFKASTSAGIVIGMVVFGWLADGFGRRRMYGVELGIIILATLCCCLISSSPAMGSTGLLIFWRIIMGIGIGGDYPLSSVITSEFSPTRWRGAMVAAVFSMQGLGQLVAAIVALITTVAFKESFIGAANESKCGYECRLAADRAWRIIIGVGAVPACIALYYRITIPETPRYTFDIEHDVEKADADIKAYVASKSKGSFDVVHQVRTKRIAGRNLNVPRASWSDLVAFFRIWANFKMLLGTTLSWFFLDLAFYGLGLNNTVVLQAIGYGTGDTLYEKLHNQAVGMIILTCAGSLPGYWTAIFTIDTFGRKPLQVIGFLLLTILFCILGFAYKSLTRGALLALYIIGQFLFNAGPNTTTFIVPGECFPTRYRSTGHGISAAMGKIGAIIAQCISIPLVRKGSAEDCKGAECSPNLHRLLQLFALFMLFGTLVSLLIPETKGMTLEELSGEPRTSYNAGCNGSISLGSPKLRAWNPFHGGQPAGFSYPRSRPGHFSKHRKSDRVGIMTSPELMAETSRLRRPRFWRRHRKAKSSNGTNEIALSTRSSGTTDDDIFPAGAPVPAPMSPPQPPPSWGAGWGRIDRGGPPPLLNSVQLQDVGSLLAK